One genomic segment of Pseudomonas fortuita includes these proteins:
- a CDS encoding M23 family metallopeptidase: MPRLLAPLLALSLVLLAGGAQASYITRTLNKPVPGGVAVVDLGPATSAPSARFDGKPVLVVKEQDNWLAIVGIPLTQKPGTAVLSQDGRTLPFSVGSKKYPEQRITLKNTRQVNPNPADLKRIDRELAEQIKAYRSFSPTLPSNLVLDKPVNGPLSSKFGVRRFFNGEERNPHAGLDFAVPAGTPIKTPANGKVILVGDYFFNGRTVFVDHGQGFISMFCHMSKIDVQVGQSLRRGEVVGRVGSTGRATGPHMHWNVSLNDARVDPAIFIGAFQP, encoded by the coding sequence ATGCCCCGCCTGCTCGCGCCCCTGCTCGCCCTCTCCCTCGTGCTGCTCGCCGGCGGCGCCCAGGCCAGCTATATCACCCGCACACTGAACAAGCCGGTGCCGGGTGGCGTGGCGGTGGTTGACCTGGGCCCCGCCACAAGCGCGCCCAGCGCCCGTTTCGACGGCAAGCCGGTGCTGGTGGTGAAGGAGCAGGACAACTGGCTGGCCATCGTCGGCATCCCGCTGACCCAGAAGCCCGGCACTGCCGTGCTGAGCCAGGACGGCCGCACCCTGCCCTTCAGCGTCGGGAGCAAGAAATACCCGGAACAGCGCATCACGCTGAAGAACACTCGCCAGGTCAACCCGAACCCGGCCGACCTCAAGCGCATCGACCGCGAGCTGGCCGAACAGATCAAGGCCTACCGCAGCTTCAGCCCGACCCTGCCAAGCAACCTGGTCCTCGACAAGCCGGTCAACGGCCCGCTGTCGAGCAAATTCGGCGTGCGCCGCTTCTTCAACGGTGAAGAGCGCAACCCGCATGCCGGGCTGGACTTTGCAGTGCCAGCGGGGACACCGATCAAGACACCGGCCAATGGCAAGGTGATCCTGGTGGGGGATTACTTCTTCAATGGCCGCACGGTGTTCGTCGACCATGGGCAGGGCTTTATCAGCATGTTCTGCCACATGTCGAAGATCGATGTGCAGGTGGGGCAATCACTGCGCCGTGGCGAGGTGGTCGGGCGCGTGGGCTCGACCGGGCGGGCAACCGGGCCGCACATGCACTGGAACGTCAGCCTGAATGATGCGCGGGTGGACCCGGCTATTTTCATCGGCGCGTTCCAACCCTGA
- the xseA gene encoding exodeoxyribonuclease VII large subunit, protein MIKDPFERLGLDREVLTVSQLNGRARVLLEDVFRSVWVEGEISNLARPASGHMYFTLKDSGAQVRCALFRQNATRVRQALRDGLAVRVRGKVSLFEGRGDYQLILDTVEPAGDGALRLAFEALKEKLSAEGLFSAERKKPLPAHPQRIGIISSPTGAVIRDIISVFGRRAPQVELNLIPTAVQGREAIAQIVRAIRLADSLGFDALILARGGGSLEDLWCFNEEAVARAVAACVTPIVSAVGHETDVSISDFVADVRAPTPSAAAELLAPDNSGLQQRLDGLQRRLLLRMQNRLTHDRLRLESLTRRLRHPGERLRQQAQRLDDLDMRLRRAFMLSLNQRRERVARMDTRLAAQHPGRNLKLLSQRLDSLAERLPRAMREVLKDRRQRFQAQLQTLQVVSPLATLARGYSILLDDQGQAIRSAEQTRNGQRLTARLNEGELQVRVEDNHLTPVTLSLLD, encoded by the coding sequence ATGATCAAAGACCCCTTCGAACGACTCGGCCTGGACCGTGAGGTCCTTACCGTCAGCCAACTCAACGGCCGCGCCCGCGTGCTGCTGGAAGACGTGTTCCGCAGCGTCTGGGTGGAAGGCGAAATCTCCAACCTTGCCCGCCCGGCATCCGGCCACATGTACTTCACCCTCAAGGACAGCGGCGCCCAGGTGCGTTGCGCGCTGTTCCGGCAGAACGCCACGCGGGTGCGCCAGGCGCTGCGCGACGGCCTGGCAGTGCGGGTACGCGGCAAGGTTTCGCTGTTTGAAGGGCGTGGCGACTACCAGCTGATCCTCGACACCGTCGAGCCGGCCGGCGACGGCGCACTGCGCCTGGCCTTCGAGGCGCTGAAGGAAAAGCTCAGTGCCGAGGGGCTGTTCAGCGCCGAACGCAAAAAACCGCTACCGGCCCACCCTCAACGTATCGGCATCATCAGCTCGCCTACCGGCGCCGTGATCCGCGACATCATCAGCGTGTTCGGCCGCCGCGCTCCACAAGTGGAGCTGAACCTGATTCCCACGGCGGTGCAGGGCCGTGAAGCCATCGCGCAGATCGTGCGCGCCATTCGCCTGGCCGACAGCCTTGGTTTCGACGCGCTGATACTGGCCCGCGGTGGTGGTTCGCTGGAAGACCTGTGGTGCTTCAACGAAGAAGCCGTGGCGCGTGCCGTAGCCGCCTGCGTCACCCCTATCGTCAGCGCCGTGGGCCATGAAACCGATGTGTCGATCAGCGACTTCGTTGCCGACGTACGGGCACCCACGCCGTCTGCCGCCGCGGAGTTGCTGGCCCCCGACAACAGTGGCTTGCAGCAACGGCTGGACGGCCTGCAGCGGCGCCTGCTGCTGCGCATGCAGAACCGCCTGACCCATGACCGGCTGCGCCTGGAATCACTGACCCGGCGCCTGCGCCACCCGGGCGAACGCCTGCGCCAGCAGGCCCAGCGCCTGGACGACCTGGACATGCGCCTGCGCCGCGCTTTCATGCTCAGCCTCAATCAGCGCCGCGAGCGCGTGGCACGCATGGACACGCGCCTGGCCGCGCAGCACCCGGGGCGCAACCTGAAATTGCTGAGCCAGCGCCTGGACAGCCTGGCCGAGCGCCTGCCACGGGCCATGCGCGAGGTGCTGAAAGACCGCCGCCAACGCTTCCAGGCCCAACTGCAAACCCTGCAGGTGGTGAGCCCGCTGGCCACCCTCGCCCGCGGCTACAGCATCCTGCTGGACGACCAGGGCCAGGCCATTCGCAGTGCCGAACAGACCCGCAATGGCCAGCGCCTGACCGCCCGCCTGAACGAAGGCGAACTGCAGGTGCGGGTCGAAGACAACCACCTGACCCCGGTCACCCTCTCATTACTGGACTGA
- a CDS encoding LysR family transcriptional regulator, whose protein sequence is MTSIRQLRYFVEIAECGSFSAAAERLYIAQSALSRQIKELEQQLGTPLFERTARLPRLTLAGEALLERARRLLADLAQAERVTRDIGEGLQGSLRLNHSSTVPLTGTLLARLADYLKDNPGVSLEIAQQSSEAQLEDIAAGRLDIGLLRLPVLRQHEGVVLHELFSEPLLLAVAAGHPLASAPRVKLEQLREERFISIPHRDRGGLSYLSASLCMEAGFFPQAAQVLSRKTTQLQLIQAGFGVALLPQCMREIAPASVSFVALDGDCQSTVALACRRDAGQMVRQFVATMQG, encoded by the coding sequence ATGACCTCGATCCGCCAGTTGCGTTACTTCGTTGAAATCGCCGAGTGCGGCAGTTTCAGCGCTGCCGCCGAACGGCTGTACATCGCCCAGTCGGCGCTTAGCCGGCAGATCAAGGAGCTGGAGCAGCAACTGGGCACGCCGCTGTTCGAACGCACCGCGCGCCTGCCACGCCTGACACTGGCCGGCGAAGCATTGCTTGAACGGGCGCGGCGCTTGCTGGCCGACCTTGCACAAGCCGAGCGGGTAACCCGCGACATTGGCGAGGGGTTGCAAGGCAGTCTGCGCCTGAACCATTCCAGTACCGTGCCGCTGACCGGCACGCTGCTGGCTCGCCTGGCCGACTACCTGAAAGACAACCCGGGGGTTTCGCTGGAGATTGCGCAGCAGTCTTCGGAGGCACAGCTGGAAGATATTGCTGCCGGGCGGCTGGATATCGGCCTGCTGCGGTTGCCGGTGCTGCGTCAGCACGAAGGTGTGGTGCTGCATGAACTGTTCAGCGAACCCTTGTTGCTGGCGGTCGCTGCCGGGCACCCCTTGGCCAGCGCGCCACGGGTGAAACTGGAGCAGCTGAGGGAAGAGCGCTTCATTTCCATCCCGCACCGGGACCGTGGCGGGCTGAGTTACCTGTCGGCTTCGCTGTGCATGGAGGCAGGCTTCTTCCCGCAAGCGGCGCAGGTGCTGTCGCGCAAGACCACGCAGTTGCAGCTGATTCAGGCGGGGTTCGGGGTGGCGCTGTTGCCGCAGTGCATGCGTGAGATTGCGCCGGCTTCAGTCAGCTTCGTGGCGCTGGACGGTGATTGCCAGAGCACAGTGGCACTGGCCTGTCGTCGCGATGCAGGGCAGATGGTGCGGCAGTTCGTGGCGACGATGCAGGGCTGA
- a CDS encoding sulfite exporter TauE/SafE family protein, producing MLAQLSFSGLDWLPILLGVGVAYVVFGIAGFGTALVAGPILIHFMPLSRIIPLLVLLDFVAAFGNLLPSRRDVVRSELLRLLPFMALGCTLGVVFLLQLKSDLLLLLMGVFVTAYALYGLAVKARPATLSGLWAVPMGTAGGLFGALFGSGGFLYALYLSARLEVKEQVRATQSALISCSTVVRLSLFLIAGVYADQSLLLLAACLLPVMFVGLWVGRRLTNRLSREAFVRLVTWLVLASGLALIGRYLSA from the coding sequence ATGCTCGCCCAACTGTCGTTTTCCGGCCTCGATTGGCTACCCATCCTGCTGGGTGTCGGCGTTGCTTATGTCGTATTCGGCATTGCCGGTTTCGGTACCGCGCTGGTGGCCGGGCCGATATTGATCCATTTCATGCCGTTGTCGCGCATCATCCCGCTACTGGTGCTGCTGGACTTCGTTGCCGCGTTCGGCAACCTGCTGCCGTCGCGCCGGGATGTGGTGCGCAGCGAGTTGTTGCGGCTGTTACCGTTCATGGCCCTGGGCTGCACGTTGGGCGTGGTGTTCCTGCTGCAACTGAAATCCGACCTTTTGCTGCTGTTGATGGGCGTGTTCGTGACCGCCTATGCGTTATACGGGCTGGCAGTGAAGGCCCGGCCGGCCACCCTGTCAGGCTTGTGGGCGGTGCCGATGGGTACGGCAGGCGGGTTGTTCGGGGCGCTGTTCGGCAGTGGCGGGTTTCTTTATGCGCTTTACCTGAGCGCACGGCTGGAGGTAAAGGAACAGGTTCGCGCCACCCAGAGTGCGCTGATCAGTTGCAGTACCGTAGTGCGCCTTTCGCTGTTCCTGATCGCCGGTGTCTATGCCGACCAAAGCCTGCTGCTGCTCGCAGCCTGCTTGCTGCCAGTCATGTTCGTCGGCCTCTGGGTGGGGCGCCGGCTGACCAACCGGTTGTCGCGTGAGGCTTTCGTTCGCCTGGTCACCTGGCTGGTGCTGGCCAGTGGCCTGGCGTTGATCGGTCGCTACCTGAGCGCCTGA
- the guaB gene encoding IMP dehydrogenase, whose product MLRISQEALTFDDILLVPGYSEVLPNEVSLKTRLTRGIELNIPLVSAAMDTVTEARLAIAMAQEGGIGIIHKNMTIEQQAGEVRKVKKFEAGVVKDPITIEADATVRDLFDLTRLNNISGVPVLANGDLVGIVTSRDVRFETRLDAKVRDVMTPKERLVTVREGADKNEVRELLHKHRLEKVLIVDDKFNLKGMMTVKDIEKAKAYPLASKDDQGRLRVGAAVGTGKDTGERVAALVAAGVDVVVVDTAHGHSKGVIDRVRWVKETYPQVQVIGGNIATGAAAKALAEAGADAVKVGIGPGSICTTRIVAGVGVPQISAIANVAAALEGTGVPLIADGGIRFSGDLSKAIVAGASCVMMGSMFAGTEEAPGEVELFQGRSYKAYRGMGSLGAMAQAQGSSDRYFQDSSAGAEKLVPEGIEGRVPYKGALAAIIHQLMGGLRSSMGYTGSATIEEMRTKPEFVRITGAGMAESHVHDVQITKEAPNYRVG is encoded by the coding sequence ATGCTGCGTATCAGCCAAGAAGCCCTGACCTTCGACGATATCCTCCTTGTACCTGGTTATTCCGAGGTACTGCCTAATGAAGTCAGCCTCAAGACCCGTTTGACCCGTGGCATCGAGCTGAACATTCCGCTGGTTTCCGCCGCCATGGATACCGTGACCGAAGCGCGTCTGGCCATTGCCATGGCCCAGGAAGGCGGCATCGGCATCATCCACAAGAACATGACCATCGAGCAGCAGGCCGGCGAAGTACGCAAGGTCAAGAAGTTCGAGGCTGGCGTGGTCAAGGACCCGATCACCATCGAAGCCGACGCCACCGTGCGTGACCTGTTCGACCTGACCCGCCTGAACAACATTTCCGGTGTTCCAGTGCTGGCGAATGGTGACCTGGTCGGTATCGTCACCTCCCGTGACGTACGCTTCGAAACCCGCCTGGACGCCAAGGTCCGCGACGTGATGACCCCCAAAGAGCGTCTGGTCACCGTCCGCGAAGGCGCCGACAAGAACGAAGTCCGCGAGCTGCTGCACAAGCACCGCCTGGAAAAGGTCCTGATCGTTGACGACAAGTTCAACCTCAAGGGCATGATGACCGTCAAGGACATCGAAAAAGCCAAGGCTTACCCGCTGGCCAGCAAGGACGACCAGGGTCGCCTGCGCGTTGGCGCTGCGGTCGGCACCGGCAAGGACACCGGCGAGCGTGTTGCCGCGCTGGTTGCCGCTGGCGTTGATGTGGTGGTGGTCGACACCGCACACGGTCACTCCAAAGGCGTGATCGACCGCGTTCGCTGGGTGAAGGAAACCTACCCGCAAGTGCAGGTGATCGGCGGCAACATCGCCACCGGCGCCGCAGCCAAGGCCCTGGCCGAAGCTGGCGCTGACGCCGTCAAGGTCGGCATCGGCCCAGGCTCCATCTGCACCACCCGTATCGTTGCCGGTGTCGGCGTGCCGCAAATCAGCGCCATCGCCAACGTTGCTGCCGCACTGGAAGGCACTGGCGTGCCACTGATCGCCGACGGCGGTATCCGCTTCTCCGGTGACCTGTCCAAGGCCATTGTTGCCGGTGCTTCCTGCGTGATGATGGGTTCGATGTTTGCCGGTACCGAAGAGGCCCCAGGCGAAGTCGAACTGTTCCAGGGCCGTTCCTACAAGGCCTACCGCGGCATGGGCTCGCTGGGTGCCATGGCACAGGCGCAAGGCTCGTCGGACCGTTACTTCCAGGACTCCTCGGCCGGCGCCGAGAAGCTTGTTCCTGAGGGGATCGAAGGCCGTGTGCCTTACAAGGGCGCCCTGGCTGCGATCATCCACCAGCTGATGGGCGGCCTGCGTTCGTCCATGGGCTACACCGGCAGCGCCACCATCGAAGAGATGCGCACCAAGCCGGAATTTGTACGCATCACCGGTGCCGGCATGGCCGAGTCCCACGTGCATGACGTGCAGATCACCAAAGAAGCCCCTAACTACCGCGTAGGCTGA